One genomic segment of Clavelina lepadiformis chromosome 3, kaClaLepa1.1, whole genome shotgun sequence includes these proteins:
- the LOC143449506 gene encoding T-cell immunomodulatory protein-like yields the protein MAIPYILLVFFWFALGNFSTSTAENVAVNDVTYSLFGSQTGFKGFVAAFGDVNKDNKVDIFIVSDQQNITVLLGSSNESINVSTGMHVSAIFPGDYNGDGFMDILVASDKGKEVNLQLIWGTESGRFTVNNKFEIKSIVRGQPLVVDANADMIPDLFVSLHNNTREFWLGNKEKPSSNWKFHRHDFSMLAESCYNNTRIPHSHAFVDITGEGSADLFVTSLDKNENTIFETWQGTRAGLKLVGLVNQPSEDKAILIGQSLFVDINGDTEQDHILPVCEIIDGRCSNSRIMLYFKNEWVQIFQAGEGWNFIHPDTNFKRQPVTLVAGDFNQDIYIDLLCIMQQNHGSQNSAPMAVILYGGNCKNDYCMEIHRQFHHGFVVPASDGAFSAAFYDFKSDGTLDLLISTEKDSVLSIRAYENTVAEDVSFLIGKVLPGMEGHFTSNIYGCTISYKTTNTMGGPQHSSAVQLSQSAYLSLQLPHVSFGLGRLPNFVDSLTVSVPTSLLPASPNSTDSSLYDSLTQSWSMLIPNSQLFIKPYPINDPSSWSNRLLVTPSQNVITTAIVLVSLCGGVVIAIIIMHCMERQEDKREKTQEAHRFHFDAM from the exons atgGCAATTCCATATATTTTACTGGTATTTTTTTGGTTTGCACTTGGCAATTTCAGCACATCTACAGCTGAAAATGTTGCTGTAAATGATGTAACTTACTCACTTTTTGGATCACAAACTGGATTTAAAGGTTTTGTAGCTGCCTTTGGTGATGTCAACAAAGATAATAAAGTGGACATTTTTATTGTATCAG ATCAACAAAACATAACTGTTCTTTTGGGGTCATCAAATGAATCAATTAATGTTTCTACTGGGATGCATGTGAGTGCTATTTTTCCCGGTGATTATAATGGAGATGGCTTTATGGATATTTTAGTTGCTTCTGATAAAG gtAAGGAAGTCAACTTACAGCTTATTTGGGGAACTGAATCTGGACGCTTCActgttaataataaatttgagATAAAATCTATTGTGCGAGGCCAACCTCTTGTAGTCGATGCCAATGCTGATATGATTCCAGACTTATTTGTTTCACTTCACAATAATACCAG AGAGTTTTGGCTTGGCAATAAAGAAAAGCCATCGAGTAATTGGAAATTTCATAGACATGATTTTTCAATGCTAGCAGAAAGTTGTTACAATAATACTCGAATTCCACATTCCCATGCTTTTGTGGATATCACTGGAGAGGGTTCTGCTGACTTGTTTGTTACAAGTTtggataaaaatgaaaacactaTTTTTGAAACTTGGCAG GGTACTAGAGCAGGTTTGAAATTAGTCGGCTTAGTAAATCAGCCATCTGAAGATAAAGCCATACTCATAGGacaatctttgtttgttgatATTAACGGTGATACAGAACAAGACCATATACTTCCGGTTTGTGAAATCATTGATGGAAG ATGCTCAAACAGCAGAATTATGTTGTACTTTAAAAATGAGTGGGTTCAGATATTTCAAGCTGGAGAGGGTTGGAACTTTATCCATCCTGACACAAA TTTCAAGCGTCAGCCAGTGACATTAGTTGCTGGTGATTTCAACCAAGATATTTACATCGACCTTCTCTGTATTATGCAACAAAACCATGGCAGTCAGAATAGTGCACCAATGGCTGTTATCCTTTATGGCGGTAATTGCAA AAATGATTACTGTATGGAAATTCATCGACAATTTCATCATGGTTTTGTTGTCCCGGCATCAGACGGGGCATTTTCTGCGGCATTTTATGACTTCAAGAGTGATGGAACTTTGGATTTGCTGATATCTACCGAAAAAGATTCTGTATTATCTATCCGTGCTTATGAAAACACAGTTGCTGAAGATGTTAGCTTTCTTATTGGCAAG GTTTTGCCAGGTATGGAAGGGCATTTCACTTCTAACATATACGGTTGCACAATATCCTACAAAACCACTAACACAATG GGTGGACCCCAACATTCATCTGCTGTACAACTTTCACAGTCTGCCTATTTGTCACTTCAGCTGCCTCATGTTAGCTTTGGATTGGGTCGTCTGCCAAATTTTGTTGATTCTTTGACTGTCTCAGTGCCTACAAGCTTACTTCCTGCTAGTccaa ATTCAACTGATAGTTCGTTGTATGACAGTTTGACACAAAGTTGGTCAATGCTAATACCAAACTCCCAGCTGTTTATTAAACCTTACCCTATCAATGATCCAAGCAG TTGGTCCAATCGCCTACTAGTTACTCCCAGTCAAAACGTGATCACTACTGCCATCGTACTTGTTTCACTGTGTGGTGGTGTGGTAATAGCTATCATTATTATGCACTGTATGGAGCGGCAGGAAGACAAAAGAGAGAAGACACAGGAAGCTCATCGTTTCCATTTTGATGCCATGTAA